The proteins below are encoded in one region of Desulfovibrio sp. JC022:
- a CDS encoding phosphoenolpyruvate carboxykinase (ATP) has protein sequence MASQSTYEFYKDDLSKIPPLRAIAETLLADKRVRKVNAAEAYELARKQWDVMETDHPVYPEAAKRLGLPEGAKLLNHCHGKIVGRTALARRFYNGLNGPDQRKVLGDLREAISDMQERPLIKAEAIVGLDQDLMIKATILGGEDDAANIFNWLVNFTPFDELAEEYAKSAKLPIQDIIIIGDNLWRNDDPFYHNQGFPQLALVDEECNVIYNFGMRYFGERKKGTLTLAWTSGIRVGMAACHGGIKEIDFSACPDKDIKKLGKKSIAFFGLSGTGKSSHTNSHDNGGTLPKGFAKKVLHDDAFQIDTENRVCRAWEPTLFDKTDSRPLGHQDWKYMISVMNHAMLEIDGKVMPLGEDIRNPNGRALIDRDVIGDHVNRCTFPNSLCWLMKDTCLPPIIRFTDTYLAVAMGAALTTKRNLAENVSEEELKKLVFIPYANPFRVYELWKDVEAFAHVFDCGAKGYSFNSVGFWHASDTDLTPIPLQTSLTLQTMVLTDQLEWEDWDLLPGAQIPKRNCMEKVLPGFYDTYNPANVEHRAEYFQTLKDRFAQRRHFLEQTADLNCKPELLAKLTNALHIKGWFK, from the coding sequence GTGGCTAGTCAGTCAACCTATGAGTTTTACAAAGATGACCTTTCCAAGATTCCGCCTCTCCGGGCGATCGCGGAAACTCTGCTTGCAGATAAAAGGGTAAGAAAAGTAAATGCGGCAGAAGCATATGAACTTGCCCGTAAGCAGTGGGACGTAATGGAAACAGATCATCCTGTTTATCCTGAAGCTGCAAAAAGGCTCGGCCTTCCCGAGGGCGCAAAGCTTCTCAACCATTGCCACGGTAAGATCGTCGGTCGTACCGCTTTGGCTCGCCGGTTCTATAACGGCTTGAATGGACCGGATCAGCGCAAGGTTCTCGGTGATTTGAGAGAAGCTATTTCCGACATGCAGGAACGTCCGCTCATCAAGGCCGAAGCTATTGTCGGTCTTGATCAGGACCTTATGATCAAGGCCACCATTCTTGGCGGTGAAGACGATGCGGCCAATATTTTTAACTGGCTGGTAAACTTTACTCCATTTGATGAGCTGGCTGAAGAATATGCCAAGAGTGCAAAGCTGCCCATTCAGGATATCATCATTATCGGTGATAACCTTTGGCGCAACGATGATCCTTTTTACCACAATCAGGGTTTTCCGCAGCTGGCACTCGTGGATGAAGAGTGTAACGTTATTTACAACTTCGGCATGCGCTATTTTGGTGAGCGCAAGAAGGGAACTCTCACTCTTGCCTGGACTTCCGGCATACGCGTAGGCATGGCCGCCTGCCACGGCGGCATCAAGGAGATTGATTTCTCCGCGTGCCCGGATAAAGACATTAAAAAGCTGGGCAAAAAGTCCATTGCTTTCTTCGGTCTTTCCGGTACCGGTAAATCATCCCACACCAACTCCCATGACAATGGCGGAACTCTTCCTAAAGGGTTTGCCAAAAAAGTACTGCACGATGACGCTTTCCAGATTGATACGGAAAACCGCGTCTGCCGCGCATGGGAACCGACCCTTTTTGACAAAACAGATTCCCGTCCGCTGGGTCACCAGGACTGGAAATATATGATTTCCGTAATGAACCATGCCATGCTGGAAATTGACGGCAAGGTTATGCCTTTGGGTGAGGATATCCGTAACCCCAACGGGCGTGCACTTATCGACCGCGATGTTATCGGTGATCACGTCAATCGCTGTACCTTCCCTAATTCTTTGTGCTGGCTGATGAAGGATACTTGTCTGCCGCCGATCATCCGTTTTACCGATACCTACCTTGCTGTGGCTATGGGTGCTGCGCTGACAACTAAGCGCAACCTTGCTGAAAACGTTTCTGAGGAAGAACTCAAGAAACTTGTTTTCATCCCCTATGCCAACCCTTTCCGCGTGTATGAACTCTGGAAGGATGTTGAAGCTTTCGCGCATGTCTTTGATTGCGGCGCAAAAGGTTACAGCTTTAACTCCGTCGGTTTCTGGCATGCTTCAGATACCGACCTGACTCCCATTCCCTTGCAGACTTCTCTCACTCTCCAGACAATGGTCTTAACTGATCAGCTGGAATGGGAAGATTGGGATCTGCTGCCCGGCGCACAGATTCCCAAGCGTAACTGCATGGAAAAAGTGCTGCCCGGTTTCTACGATACCTACAATCCGGCTAACGTGGAACACAGGGCCGAGTACTTTCAGACTCTCAAGGACCGCTTTGCCCAGCGCAGGCATTTCCTTGAGCAGACAGCAGACCTCAACTGCAAGCCTGAATTGCTCGCTAAGCTGACCAATGCCCTGCATATCAAGGGCTGGTTTAAATAA
- the cbiM gene encoding cobalt transporter CbiM, translating to MHISEGILSLPVLASGAAIAATGTMIGLKKLDSEKLISVALLSSVFFIASLIHIPIGPSSAHLILSGLMGLLLGWAAFPAILTGLLLQAVLFQYGGLTVIGVNTATMALPAVACHYMFRPLLNKNIFSMSIGAFLCGAVSIALSAILTALALSFTDESFGAAAQMIVYGHIPIMIIEGFICASAYGFLQKVRPEMLLATQET from the coding sequence ATGCACATATCGGAAGGAATACTATCACTGCCGGTGCTTGCCAGTGGTGCTGCAATAGCAGCCACAGGAACCATGATCGGCCTGAAAAAGCTAGATTCGGAAAAACTCATTTCCGTGGCCCTGCTCTCCTCTGTCTTTTTTATTGCTTCGCTGATCCACATCCCCATCGGCCCTTCCAGTGCCCACCTGATCCTAAGCGGACTCATGGGCCTGCTGCTCGGCTGGGCAGCTTTTCCGGCTATCCTGACGGGCTTACTTTTACAGGCAGTTCTCTTTCAATACGGCGGACTGACTGTTATCGGCGTCAACACAGCAACCATGGCCCTACCTGCTGTAGCCTGCCACTACATGTTCCGTCCGCTGCTTAATAAAAATATTTTCAGCATGAGTATTGGGGCTTTCCTTTGCGGAGCGGTCTCCATCGCGCTTTCCGCGATCCTGACCGCGCTGGCCCTCTCCTTTACTGACGAGAGCTTCGGGGCCGCCGCGCAGATGATTGTTTACGGGCACATCCCCATCATGATCATCGAAGGCTTTATCTGTGCCTCAGCCTACGGATTCCTGCAAAAAGTCAGGCCGGAAATGCTGCTGGCTACACAGGAAACATAA
- a CDS encoding sodium ion-translocating decarboxylase subunit beta, giving the protein MDILLHFISTTGFAEMTPGNFIMIVIGIIFIALAIIKDYEPLLLLPIGFGAIVGNIPSIAGMPLSVYDEGSVLYYIYFGVSAGIFPPLIFLGIGAMTDFSCMLSNPRLVLLGAAAQMGIFATLLGAMYMGFTPSEAGAIGIIGGADGPTAIFLSSKLAPHLLGAIAIAAYSYMALVPVIQPPIMKLMTTKKERLIRMSAPREVSTREKILFPVGGFIITALIAPGSLALVGMLFFGNLLKESGVTERLAETARTALIDSVTILLGFSVGASTQAQTFLTPDSLLIFGLGAASFCVATASGLAFAKLMNVFSKDKINPLVGAAGVSAVPDSARVVQMVARDEDPHNFLLMHAMAPNVAGVLGSAVGAGVLWSVLAM; this is encoded by the coding sequence ATGGATATACTTCTGCACTTCATAAGCACAACGGGCTTTGCAGAAATGACCCCGGGCAACTTCATCATGATTGTCATCGGGATCATCTTCATCGCCCTTGCTATTATTAAGGACTACGAGCCGCTGCTGCTCCTGCCCATCGGGTTCGGAGCCATCGTGGGCAACATCCCCTCCATCGCCGGGATGCCGCTCAGCGTCTATGACGAAGGCAGCGTGCTTTATTATATCTACTTCGGGGTCAGCGCAGGGATCTTCCCGCCTTTGATCTTCCTCGGCATTGGAGCCATGACCGACTTTTCGTGCATGCTCTCCAATCCGAGACTTGTGTTGCTCGGTGCAGCCGCCCAGATGGGGATCTTCGCGACCCTCCTCGGGGCCATGTATATGGGCTTCACCCCCAGTGAAGCCGGTGCTATCGGCATTATCGGCGGGGCGGACGGGCCTACGGCTATCTTCCTCTCCTCCAAGCTGGCACCGCATCTACTGGGAGCTATCGCCATTGCCGCGTATTCGTACATGGCACTGGTCCCGGTTATTCAGCCTCCGATCATGAAGCTGATGACCACCAAGAAAGAGCGACTCATTCGTATGAGCGCGCCCCGTGAAGTCTCCACCCGTGAAAAGATTCTTTTCCCGGTGGGCGGCTTTATCATCACCGCGCTTATCGCTCCGGGCTCACTTGCTCTGGTCGGTATGCTCTTCTTTGGTAACCTGCTCAAAGAATCCGGTGTTACCGAGCGTCTGGCTGAGACTGCGCGTACCGCGCTTATCGACTCAGTTACCATCCTGCTCGGTTTCTCCGTTGGTGCATCCACTCAGGCTCAGACCTTTCTGACACCTGACAGCCTGCTTATCTTCGGGCTGGGTGCAGCCTCCTTCTGTGTTGCTACTGCAAGTGGACTTGCTTTTGCCAAGCTCATGAACGTGTTTAGCAAGGACAAGATCAACCCGCTGGTAGGCGCCGCAGGCGTATCCGCTGTTCCCGACTCCGCACGAGTGGTTCAGATGGTCGCCCGTGATGAAGATCCGCATAACTTCCTGCTCATGCACGCCATGGCCCCCAACGTAGCCGGGGTTCTCGGTTCAGCAGTTGGTGCAGGTGTTCTCTGGTCCGTTCTGGCAATGTAG
- a CDS encoding L-serine ammonia-lyase: protein MTAITTSVFELFKIGPGPSSSHTIGPMKAGYNFNRTVADLALEVQPDNIEIRLYGSLSATGEGHGTDRAVVAGLLGFKPDNVECDFLDSLADGNPHQFKSGVISLPLSVKDVVFAEVKNDFPYANTLLLRLRKGEEILFEQEYYSIGGGFIKWKGQQEEIPRVPPHQYSNMEELKAILTENELRMHQAILANETAISGISKDEVYEKLDVILDAMKEAVRNGLAAEGTLPGPIGLHRKAKRLFDNSVRPNCADSFLLRLNAYGFAASEENAAGHIVVTAPTSGSAGVIPAAVFALEEELGISRENVRQGMLVAAAIGFIAKHNASIAGAEVGCQGEIGVASAMAAGLIAYANGNRFWRTENAAESALEHHLGITCDPVGGYVQIPCIERNAMGVVRAYNAYLIASVENEKFHKVSFDEVVQAMAETGKDMNSKYKETSLGGLAVSVPNC from the coding sequence ATGACCGCCATTACCACTTCTGTTTTCGAGCTCTTCAAAATCGGTCCCGGACCATCCAGTTCCCACACCATCGGTCCCATGAAAGCCGGATATAATTTTAATAGAACTGTTGCGGATCTTGCTCTTGAAGTGCAACCCGACAATATTGAAATCAGACTCTACGGAAGCCTCAGTGCTACCGGAGAAGGACACGGCACAGATCGCGCTGTAGTTGCAGGCCTCCTCGGTTTTAAGCCGGATAATGTTGAATGCGATTTTCTTGATTCCCTCGCTGACGGCAATCCGCATCAATTTAAAAGCGGCGTAATATCCCTGCCGCTTAGCGTAAAAGATGTAGTCTTCGCCGAAGTAAAAAACGATTTCCCCTATGCAAACACTCTGCTCCTGCGCCTGAGAAAAGGAGAAGAAATTCTTTTCGAGCAGGAATACTATTCTATCGGCGGCGGCTTTATTAAATGGAAGGGCCAACAGGAAGAGATTCCCCGCGTCCCACCGCATCAGTACTCCAATATGGAAGAGCTGAAAGCCATCCTCACTGAAAACGAACTGCGCATGCATCAGGCCATTCTTGCCAATGAAACCGCTATCAGCGGTATTTCAAAAGATGAGGTATATGAAAAACTGGATGTAATCCTTGATGCCATGAAAGAGGCAGTAAGAAACGGTCTTGCAGCTGAAGGCACCCTGCCCGGCCCCATCGGCTTACATCGCAAAGCGAAACGTCTTTTTGACAACAGTGTCCGTCCCAACTGCGCCGACAGCTTCCTGCTTCGGCTGAATGCATACGGATTTGCCGCGTCCGAGGAAAACGCTGCCGGACATATCGTTGTCACCGCGCCTACTTCCGGTTCAGCAGGAGTCATCCCTGCTGCCGTCTTCGCCCTTGAGGAAGAATTAGGGATCAGCCGCGAAAATGTGCGCCAAGGCATGCTAGTAGCAGCCGCCATCGGATTTATTGCCAAACATAATGCAAGTATTGCCGGTGCGGAAGTCGGCTGTCAGGGAGAAATCGGAGTGGCATCAGCAATGGCAGCAGGCTTGATTGCCTATGCCAACGGCAACCGTTTCTGGCGCACCGAGAACGCTGCGGAATCAGCCCTTGAGCACCATCTGGGCATCACCTGCGACCCCGTGGGCGGATACGTGCAGATTCCCTGCATCGAACGCAATGCCATGGGTGTGGTCCGGGCCTACAATGCTTATCTCATAGCATCTGTTGAAAATGAGAAATTCCACAAGGTCAGCTTTGACGAGGTCGTTCAGGCCATGGCTGAGACCGGAAAGGACATGAATAGCAAGTACAAGGAAACATCTCTTGGCGGACTGGCTGTGTCAGTTCCTAATTGCTAA
- a CDS encoding FeoB-associated Cys-rich membrane protein, which produces MENIIVFGVIGIAVVYLARKWFGSGGGGCGCGCDCPGSKDRESGCCGGNDGINDLRQK; this is translated from the coding sequence ATGGAAAATATAATTGTTTTCGGTGTAATCGGAATTGCAGTCGTCTATCTGGCCAGAAAGTGGTTCGGTTCAGGAGGCGGAGGTTGCGGCTGCGGTTGTGACTGCCCAGGATCCAAAGACCGGGAAAGTGGTTGCTGTGGCGGCAACGACGGAATTAATGATCTTCGACAAAAGTAG
- a CDS encoding DUF523 domain-containing protein, with the protein MYIVSGCLAGLCCRYDGKDNADERVMKLVAEGRAVPVCPEQLGGLTTPRPPCEIVAGKVVSDQGADLTDNFMRGAEEAIKLAKLLGSKKAILKARSPSCGIGKIYDGTFSSNMIDGDGLFAAMLRKEGFELETE; encoded by the coding sequence ATGTATATAGTCAGTGGCTGTCTGGCCGGACTTTGTTGCCGTTATGACGGCAAGGACAATGCAGATGAAAGAGTCATGAAGCTGGTTGCTGAAGGGAGGGCCGTACCGGTCTGTCCGGAGCAACTGGGCGGACTGACCACGCCGCGCCCTCCCTGTGAAATAGTGGCAGGAAAGGTAGTCAGCGATCAGGGTGCGGACCTGACTGATAATTTTATGCGCGGAGCAGAAGAAGCAATTAAACTCGCTAAATTGCTCGGCAGTAAAAAAGCGATTCTCAAAGCCCGCTCACCATCCTGCGGCATCGGAAAAATTTATGACGGAACCTTCAGCAGCAACATGATTGATGGAGACGGCCTGTTTGCTGCCATGCTTCGTAAAGAAGGCTTTGAACTGGAAACAGAATAA
- a CDS encoding ATP-binding protein, whose protein sequence is MDMSKEELVRELKARDKRIAELEKQLYGTDSYHEERFRKLIDHVEMVSVQGYDKNRKVVFWNTASERLYGYSREEAIGKKLEDLIIPDFMREGVINHVRNWHENGVRIPAGELELIRKDGSTVPVYSAHAMQENQDGTKYMYCIDVDLTEIKKAHSQLIQAKELAESANRAKSEFLANMSHEIRTPLNGILGMLQLLKLTPLDKEQLEYINLAVMGAKRLTTLLSDILDLSRVEAGKLSIESSPFQLNELLHNIADLYRPAAHQKKLTIKLSPHPATQCLVKGDAARLQQVLTNILGNAIKFTESGDILIETYPLPAPSPDHTKILFSITDTGPGIPDSKLDELFTPFTQGNVGFDRPHQGAGLGLTICKQLVQLMGGNIAIESELGKGTTIHFCINFGTTSSQLPQPIKADENNIHPVKMKILLAEDEIISRLAAKKQMELNGCEVTAVENGRLALEKVSAEKFHIIMMDIQMPIMDGIATTQAIRDGEAGKQNQNIPIIAMTAYAMKGDREKFIKSGMDDYLAKPIDKHDLLKILNKYRTE, encoded by the coding sequence ATGGACATGAGCAAAGAAGAATTAGTCAGGGAACTTAAAGCCAGAGACAAACGCATCGCTGAGCTTGAAAAACAATTGTACGGAACTGACAGTTACCATGAAGAACGATTTCGTAAATTAATTGACCATGTGGAAATGGTTTCCGTGCAGGGCTACGACAAGAACCGTAAGGTTGTTTTCTGGAATACCGCTAGCGAGAGGCTATATGGATATTCACGCGAAGAGGCAATTGGCAAAAAACTTGAAGACCTGATCATTCCCGACTTTATGCGCGAGGGGGTGATCAACCATGTCCGCAACTGGCATGAAAACGGGGTCCGCATCCCGGCTGGAGAACTGGAACTCATTCGTAAAGACGGAAGCACTGTCCCGGTATACTCTGCCCATGCAATGCAGGAAAACCAGGACGGTACAAAATATATGTACTGTATTGACGTCGACCTTACAGAAATCAAGAAAGCCCACAGCCAGCTTATCCAAGCCAAGGAGCTTGCAGAATCCGCCAACCGGGCCAAAAGTGAATTCCTCGCCAATATGAGTCATGAAATCCGCACCCCGCTCAATGGTATTCTGGGAATGCTGCAACTGCTTAAACTTACCCCGCTAGACAAGGAACAACTGGAATATATCAACCTTGCCGTCATGGGAGCCAAAAGACTGACCACCCTGCTTTCAGATATACTGGATCTTTCCCGGGTAGAAGCGGGAAAACTTTCCATAGAATCCTCACCCTTTCAGCTGAATGAGTTACTGCATAATATTGCGGACCTATACCGCCCGGCAGCGCACCAGAAAAAACTGACAATAAAGCTATCCCCGCATCCGGCAACCCAGTGCCTAGTAAAAGGAGACGCCGCTCGTTTGCAGCAGGTGCTGACCAATATATTGGGTAACGCCATTAAATTCACTGAATCCGGAGATATTTTAATCGAAACCTACCCCCTGCCAGCTCCTTCTCCGGATCACACAAAAATTCTTTTCAGCATAACCGATACCGGACCGGGCATCCCGGACAGCAAACTGGATGAACTCTTCACCCCCTTCACTCAGGGAAACGTAGGATTCGACCGTCCGCATCAAGGAGCTGGGCTCGGCCTGACCATCTGCAAACAACTAGTACAATTAATGGGCGGCAATATTGCCATAGAAAGCGAATTAGGAAAGGGAACAACTATACATTTTTGTATAAATTTCGGAACAACTTCTTCTCAGCTACCTCAGCCCATTAAAGCTGACGAAAACAATATCCATCCGGTTAAGATGAAAATTCTGCTAGCCGAAGATGAAATCATAAGCAGGCTCGCAGCCAAGAAACAGATGGAACTGAATGGATGTGAAGTTACGGCAGTAGAAAACGGGCGGTTGGCATTGGAAAAAGTTTCAGCCGAAAAGTTCCATATAATAATGATGGACATCCAAATGCCGATCATGGATGGGATTGCAACCACTCAGGCCATTAGAGACGGGGAGGCCGGCAAGCAAAACCAGAACATCCCTATTATCGCCATGACCGCATATGCCATGAAGGGTGACCGGGAAAAGTTCATTAAATCCGGTATGGACGATTACCTGGCCAAACCTATCGACAAACATGACTTATTGAAAATACTAAACAAATATAGAACGGAATAG
- a CDS encoding biotin/lipoyl-containing protein, with product MAKKKIRFMCTAFRDGFQSVYGARVKTDDFLPAVEAAKEAGINWFEAGGGARFQALYFYSNECAFDMMDRFRETAGPDADLQTLARGVNVVGLESQPSDVIKAHADLFAKHGITTIRNFDALNDVNNLIYSGQCIANAGLKHQVVVSMMELPPGCSGAHDAAFYEKTLRQILDADIPFDSVCFKDASGTSTPSKVYETIKAAKKMLPEDVLLHFHTHETAGIGGLCYHSAIEAGADAIDLSMAPASGGTCQTDIITMWHILRGTDYTLDVDIDKIIDAEDVFRDCMKDYFLPPEATQVDPMIPFSPMPGGALTANTQMLRDNGLMDKYPEIIRAMSEVVRKGGFGTSVTPVSQFYFQQAFNNVMFGPWEKFADGYGKMVLGYFGKTPVEPDPEIVKLASEQMELEPTKKTPLEINDADSSKGLAPAREICEKEGFELTDENVFIVATCKDKGVSYLKGEARVGVRYKKDVEAEQLKKLGATVGGGSGSGPVNVTVDGQSYIVNVDGSTATINGKSFNIGAGDAPAAGGAAPAAPAGATEPIAAPMPGLIIRMAVDPGTQVQEGQTIIVMEAMKMEMEVKAHKAGTVSSFSVTAGDQVQQGQPLAQMTV from the coding sequence GTGGCCAAGAAGAAGATTAGGTTCATGTGTACAGCCTTTCGTGACGGATTTCAGTCCGTGTACGGGGCCAGAGTTAAGACCGATGATTTCCTGCCTGCCGTAGAAGCGGCCAAGGAAGCAGGTATCAACTGGTTTGAAGCTGGCGGAGGCGCACGGTTCCAGGCCCTCTACTTTTATTCCAATGAATGTGCCTTTGATATGATGGACAGGTTCAGGGAGACCGCAGGTCCCGATGCCGACCTTCAGACACTCGCTCGTGGAGTCAATGTTGTCGGACTTGAATCCCAGCCCAGCGACGTCATCAAAGCCCATGCCGACCTTTTTGCCAAGCACGGCATCACCACCATCCGTAACTTCGACGCTCTCAACGACGTTAACAACCTGATCTACAGCGGTCAGTGTATTGCCAATGCCGGACTTAAACATCAGGTTGTAGTTTCCATGATGGAGCTGCCTCCGGGATGTTCCGGTGCTCATGATGCCGCTTTTTACGAGAAGACCCTGCGTCAGATTCTTGATGCGGATATTCCTTTTGATTCAGTTTGTTTTAAAGATGCATCCGGTACATCTACTCCGTCCAAGGTTTATGAAACCATCAAGGCGGCTAAAAAGATGTTGCCCGAGGATGTCCTGCTTCATTTTCATACCCATGAAACAGCAGGGATCGGCGGACTTTGCTATCACTCAGCTATCGAAGCCGGCGCAGATGCCATTGACCTGTCCATGGCTCCCGCTTCAGGCGGAACCTGTCAGACTGATATCATCACCATGTGGCACATCCTGCGTGGTACTGATTATACTCTTGATGTTGATATTGATAAGATTATTGATGCTGAAGACGTTTTCCGTGACTGCATGAAGGATTACTTCCTGCCTCCGGAAGCAACTCAGGTCGATCCCATGATTCCCTTCAGCCCCATGCCCGGCGGCGCGCTTACCGCGAACACCCAGATGCTTCGCGATAACGGCCTCATGGACAAATACCCCGAAATCATCCGGGCCATGAGTGAAGTTGTGCGCAAGGGTGGATTTGGTACTTCGGTTACCCCGGTTTCCCAGTTCTACTTCCAGCAGGCTTTCAATAACGTAATGTTCGGGCCTTGGGAAAAGTTTGCCGACGGTTACGGCAAAATGGTTCTGGGTTACTTCGGCAAGACTCCGGTCGAGCCTGATCCGGAAATCGTCAAGCTCGCTTCCGAACAGATGGAACTTGAGCCGACCAAGAAAACTCCCCTTGAAATTAACGACGCTGATTCATCCAAAGGTCTCGCGCCTGCTCGCGAAATCTGTGAAAAAGAAGGTTTCGAGCTTACCGATGAGAATGTTTTCATCGTGGCAACCTGCAAAGACAAGGGTGTCAGCTATCTTAAAGGTGAAGCCCGCGTCGGTGTCCGTTATAAGAAAGATGTTGAAGCCGAACAGCTCAAGAAGCTCGGTGCCACTGTCGGCGGCGGTTCCGGTTCCGGACCTGTTAACGTTACTGTGGACGGTCAGTCCTATATAGTTAATGTTGACGGTTCCACCGCGACCATCAACGGCAAGTCCTTTAACATCGGTGCCGGTGATGCTCCCGCAGCAGGCGGCGCGGCTCCCGCAGCACCCGCAGGTGCAACCGAACCTATCGCCGCTCCCATGCCCGGTCTGATCATCAGAATGGCTGTGGATCCCGGTACTCAGGTTCAGGAAGGGCAGACCATCATCGTCATGGAAGCCATGAAGATGGAAATGGAAGTTAAGGCGCACAAGGCCGGAACTGTTTCCTCGTTCTCCGTTACCGCGGGTGATCAGGTTCAGCAGGGACAGCCTCTTGCACAGATGACAGTCTAG
- a CDS encoding YkgJ family cysteine cluster protein, producing the protein MNECKQCGTCCRKGGPALHTSDLPLLKEADGIDITDIVTLRKGELAYDQPVGAVIPLEEEILKVKGSGGEWICKFLAQASNVCRIYKNRPLECQKLFCEDPEPLMEIYSKDRISRKDVLPAEHPVLELIEEHDRKCDPIKMSELAASAIENWDESAELQAGLREMLIFDASVRELVIEKAGLPEESMDFFFGRPMSILIKGYGIIATPSGKSFSLRKL; encoded by the coding sequence ATGAATGAATGCAAACAATGCGGAACCTGCTGCCGTAAAGGCGGCCCGGCACTGCACACATCGGACCTGCCTCTTCTTAAAGAGGCTGACGGCATTGACATTACTGATATTGTTACCCTGCGCAAAGGCGAACTGGCCTATGACCAGCCCGTTGGCGCGGTAATTCCACTTGAGGAAGAAATCCTCAAAGTAAAAGGATCAGGTGGAGAATGGATCTGTAAATTTTTGGCTCAGGCTTCCAATGTCTGCCGCATTTACAAAAACCGTCCTCTTGAATGTCAGAAACTTTTCTGCGAAGACCCGGAACCCCTGATGGAAATTTACAGCAAGGACAGAATTTCCAGAAAGGATGTGCTTCCCGCAGAACATCCGGTACTCGAACTCATCGAGGAACATGACCGCAAATGCGATCCCATCAAAATGTCCGAGCTTGCAGCCTCGGCCATTGAAAACTGGGACGAAAGTGCCGAACTTCAGGCCGGCTTGCGCGAAATGCTGATTTTCGATGCTTCAGTCCGTGAGCTGGTTATTGAGAAAGCCGGGCTTCCCGAGGAATCCATGGATTTTTTCTTCGGCAGACCCATGAGCATTCTTATTAAAGGGTACGGCATTATCGCCACCCCCAGCGGAAAATCTTTTTCACTGCGTAAACTTTAA
- a CDS encoding OadG family protein, protein MALSITGMCIVFTALILVSVYIALLPKLAAFLNKIIPPSAHHSGPVANTPAPQVQTGPSEAEIVAAAVAYLHKNKG, encoded by the coding sequence GTGGCGCTTTCTATCACAGGTATGTGCATCGTGTTCACAGCCCTGATTCTAGTCAGTGTCTACATCGCGCTGCTGCCGAAGCTTGCCGCGTTCTTAAATAAGATAATTCCGCCTTCCGCCCATCACAGCGGGCCGGTGGCCAATACTCCTGCTCCTCAGGTTCAGACCGGACCTTCGGAAGCCGAGATTGTGGCTGCCGCAGTGGCGTATCTGCATAAAAACAAGGGCTAG